The following coding sequences are from one Sphingobium sp. Cam5-1 window:
- a CDS encoding vgr related protein yields MTSRPLTSGEVTLARSVFGDAIAYDRVLAHNRKWWPLQPARVTMSPDGHLWFNPKSGLFCADFCDQGLHLQGHFIHEMTHVWQAQRGGKWYLPLMRHPFCRYGYDIMPGRPFQRYGLEQQAEIVRHAFLMLKGARVEGKPPLHVYEELLPFSLA; encoded by the coding sequence TTGACGAGCCGACCCCTGACCTCGGGAGAAGTCACGCTCGCCCGATCAGTGTTCGGCGATGCAATCGCCTATGATCGGGTACTGGCACATAACCGCAAATGGTGGCCGCTTCAGCCCGCCCGCGTGACGATGTCACCGGACGGCCATCTCTGGTTCAACCCCAAGAGCGGCCTCTTCTGCGCGGATTTCTGCGACCAGGGGCTGCACTTGCAGGGCCATTTCATCCACGAGATGACCCATGTCTGGCAGGCGCAAAGGGGCGGAAAATGGTATCTGCCGCTGATGCGTCACCCCTTCTGCCGCTATGGTTACGACATCATGCCGGGGCGGCCGTTCCAACGCTATGGACTTGAACAACAGGCGGAAATCGTTCGCCATGCGTTTCTGATGCTGAAAGGCGCACGCGTGGAGGGGAAGCCACCGCTGCATGTCTATGAAGAGCTACTCCCCTTCAGCCTGGCCTAG
- a CDS encoding S66 peptidase family protein yields MMLAGMGTALLAAKAPASALIKPPRLRPGDVVGLVEPAGFTDDMFDLAVVRETILAMGLKPKPARHLVERYGYLAGKDEDRAADVNAMFADPEVRAVFAVRGGWGCARILPYLDFATIRANPKLLIGFSDITALHMAFAARAGFTTIHGPNAASSWPQFSWDAFRAIAFKGATPTLINPQPKEDRLVPLGGRIRTFGAGRASGRLLGGNLTVLAAMMGTGWLPDFAGAILFLEDVDEAPCRIDRMLTQLSQAGVLGKVAGVVFGQCTSCGAREPSYGGFTLSQVLQQHFGPLGVPAFQGAAIGHVASQFSLPLGVRAEIDADAGSIRLLEAAVS; encoded by the coding sequence ATGATGCTGGCGGGCATGGGGACCGCCCTGTTGGCCGCCAAGGCGCCTGCTTCTGCCCTCATCAAGCCGCCACGCTTGCGTCCGGGCGATGTTGTGGGGCTGGTTGAGCCCGCGGGCTTTACGGATGACATGTTCGATCTGGCTGTCGTGCGGGAAACGATATTGGCGATGGGGTTGAAGCCCAAGCCTGCCCGGCATCTGGTCGAACGATATGGCTATCTGGCAGGCAAGGACGAGGACCGGGCCGCCGATGTGAACGCGATGTTCGCCGATCCGGAGGTCCGGGCCGTGTTTGCTGTTCGCGGCGGATGGGGATGCGCGCGCATCCTGCCTTATCTGGACTTTGCAACGATTCGCGCGAACCCCAAACTGCTGATCGGATTCAGCGACATAACAGCGTTACACATGGCTTTTGCGGCGCGAGCGGGTTTTACGACGATACATGGACCCAATGCCGCAAGCAGCTGGCCGCAATTCAGCTGGGATGCCTTTCGCGCAATTGCCTTTAAAGGTGCCACACCGACCTTGATCAACCCGCAGCCCAAGGAGGACCGGCTGGTTCCATTGGGCGGGCGCATTCGGACCTTTGGCGCAGGGCGGGCCAGCGGGCGACTGCTGGGCGGCAATCTGACCGTGCTGGCGGCCATGATGGGCACGGGCTGGCTACCTGACTTTGCGGGTGCCATCCTGTTTCTGGAGGATGTGGATGAGGCACCCTGCCGGATCGACCGGATGCTGACCCAGCTGTCGCAGGCAGGCGTCCTGGGCAAGGTGGCGGGCGTGGTATTTGGCCAATGCACAAGCTGTGGCGCACGGGAGCCGTCCTATGGCGGTTTCACCTTGTCGCAAGTGCTACAGCAGCATTTCGGCCCCCTTGGCGTTCCCGCGTTTCAAGGCGCTGCCATAGGTCATGTCGCGAGCCAGTTCAGCCTGCCGTTGGGCGTGCGCGCTGAAATTGATGCTGATGCGGGGAGTATCCGTTTGCTGGAGGCGGCGGTCAGCTGA
- a CDS encoding copper chaperone PCu(A)C, protein MRALFSLFALAAPFTLAACGDPAPTYIDQAWVRLSPNKDTPSAGYFVVHGGDAATQLRGVLTDYALKVEMHESMDHNGMMMMQKVDSVDIPAKSKVAFAPGGKHLMIWGVNDTAINRGKMTLTFLLANGDRLLVDAAIQKPAAPAPKAGGAK, encoded by the coding sequence ATGCGCGCACTCTTCAGCCTCTTTGCCCTTGCTGCCCCTTTCACGCTTGCGGCATGCGGCGATCCTGCACCGACCTATATCGACCAGGCCTGGGTCCGCCTCAGCCCCAACAAGGACACGCCATCGGCTGGATATTTCGTGGTGCATGGCGGTGATGCAGCGACGCAACTACGCGGCGTGCTCACCGATTACGCGCTTAAGGTAGAGATGCATGAGAGCATGGATCATAACGGCATGATGATGATGCAGAAGGTCGATTCAGTCGACATTCCCGCCAAGTCGAAAGTCGCCTTCGCGCCCGGCGGCAAGCATTTGATGATCTGGGGAGTCAATGATACGGCTATCAACCGGGGCAAGATGACGCTGACCTTCCTCCTCGCCAATGGCGACCGCCTGCTGGTCGATGCCGCGATCCAGAAGCCCGCAGCGCCAGCTCCCAAAGCCGGGGGAGCCAAATAA
- the dnaK gene encoding molecular chaperone DnaK yields MGKVIGIDLGTTNSCVAVMDGGKPKVIENAEGARTTPSIVAFTKDGERLIGQPAKRQAVTNPDNTIFAVKRLIGRRFDDPTTKKDMELVPYHIVKGGNGDAWVQAGGKDYSPSQISAFTLQKMKETAESYLGETVTQAVITVPAYFNDAQRQATKDAGQIAGLEVLRIINEPTAAALAYGLDKQDGKTIAVYDLGGGTFDISILEIGDGVFEVKSTNGDTFLGGEDFDAKLVEYLAEGFKKDEGIDLTKDKLALQRLKEAAEKAKIELSSAQSTEVNLPFITADQNGPKHLVKNITRADLERLVTDLIKRTMDPCKKALADAGISASEISEVVLVGGMTRMPKVREAVKEFFGKEPHTGVNPDEVVAMGAAIQAGVLQGDVKDVLLLDVTPLSLGIETLGGVFTRMIDRNTTIPAKKSQVYSTADDNQQAVTIRVFQGEREMAADNKLLGQFDLVGIPPAPRGVPQIEVTFDIDANGLVNVHAKDKGTGKEQQIRIQASGGLSDADIEQMVKDAERFADEDKKRREGAEAKNNAESLIHTTEQQLNEHGDKVDAGLKSEIETAIAATKSAVEGGDAEAMKAKAQELAQVAMKLGQAIYEKEQAQASAPGAEAPKADDDVVDAEFSEVDDNKA; encoded by the coding sequence ATGGGAAAAGTAATCGGCATTGACCTTGGCACCACCAACAGCTGCGTGGCTGTAATGGATGGCGGCAAGCCCAAAGTGATCGAAAATGCGGAAGGCGCGCGCACCACGCCGTCGATCGTTGCCTTCACCAAGGATGGCGAGCGCCTGATCGGTCAGCCTGCCAAGCGCCAGGCCGTCACCAATCCGGACAACACGATTTTCGCGGTGAAGCGCCTGATCGGCCGCCGTTTCGATGATCCGACCACCAAGAAGGACATGGAGCTTGTCCCCTATCACATCGTGAAGGGTGGCAATGGCGACGCATGGGTCCAGGCGGGCGGCAAGGATTATTCGCCTTCGCAGATTTCTGCCTTCACGCTTCAGAAGATGAAGGAAACCGCCGAGAGCTATCTCGGCGAGACGGTCACTCAGGCGGTCATCACCGTTCCGGCCTACTTCAACGACGCCCAGCGTCAGGCGACCAAGGACGCCGGCCAGATCGCGGGCCTGGAAGTGCTGCGCATTATCAACGAACCGACTGCGGCTGCGCTGGCCTATGGCCTCGACAAGCAGGACGGCAAGACTATCGCCGTCTATGACCTTGGCGGCGGCACCTTCGACATCTCGATCCTCGAAATCGGCGACGGCGTGTTCGAAGTGAAGTCCACCAACGGTGACACCTTCCTGGGCGGCGAGGATTTCGACGCGAAGCTGGTCGAATATCTGGCCGAGGGCTTCAAGAAGGATGAGGGCATCGACCTCACCAAGGACAAGCTGGCGCTCCAGCGTCTGAAGGAAGCGGCCGAAAAGGCGAAGATCGAACTGTCCTCAGCGCAATCGACCGAAGTCAACCTGCCCTTCATCACCGCCGACCAGAATGGTCCCAAGCATCTGGTGAAGAACATCACCCGCGCCGATCTGGAACGTCTGGTGACGGACCTCATCAAGCGCACCATGGACCCGTGCAAGAAGGCGCTGGCCGATGCTGGCATCTCCGCCAGCGAGATCAGCGAAGTGGTGCTGGTGGGCGGCATGACCCGCATGCCCAAGGTGCGAGAGGCCGTGAAGGAATTTTTCGGCAAGGAACCGCACACCGGCGTGAACCCTGACGAAGTCGTCGCCATGGGCGCGGCAATTCAGGCGGGCGTGCTGCAGGGCGACGTCAAGGATGTGCTGCTGCTCGACGTGACTCCGCTGTCGCTCGGTATCGAAACGCTGGGCGGCGTGTTCACGCGCATGATCGACCGCAACACCACCATCCCGGCCAAGAAGTCGCAGGTCTACTCCACCGCCGACGACAATCAGCAGGCGGTGACGATCCGCGTGTTCCAGGGCGAGCGTGAAATGGCGGCGGACAACAAGCTGCTCGGCCAGTTCGATCTGGTCGGCATCCCGCCCGCGCCGCGCGGCGTGCCGCAGATCGAGGTCACCTTCGACATCGACGCCAACGGCCTGGTCAACGTCCATGCCAAGGACAAGGGCACGGGCAAGGAGCAGCAGATTCGTATCCAGGCTTCGGGCGGTTTGTCCGATGCCGACATCGAACAGATGGTCAAGGACGCCGAACGCTTTGCTGACGAGGACAAGAAGCGGCGCGAAGGCGCAGAGGCGAAGAACAATGCCGAAAGCCTGATCCACACCACTGAACAGCAGCTCAATGAGCATGGCGACAAGGTAGATGCTGGCCTGAAGTCCGAGATCGAAACCGCGATCGCCGCGACCAAGTCTGCTGTGGAAGGCGGCGACGCCGAAGCGATGAAGGCCAAGGCACAGGAACTCGCCCAGGTCGCGATGAAGCTCGGCCAGGCGATTTACGAGAAGGAACAGGCTCAGGCCTCGGCTCCGGGCGCTGAAGCTCCGAAGGCTGATGACGATGTCGTGGACGCCGAGTTTTCGGAAGTAGACGACAACAAGGCATAA
- the dnaJ gene encoding molecular chaperone DnaJ, which yields MSSELDYYELLEVERSADAGTIKSAYRKLAMKYHPDKTGGCSDGEAKFKAVSEAYECLKDPQKRAAYDRYGHAAYTNAQNGGGGGGFNGRGGAGGFSDLGDIFETIFGQSGFGGGGRQTQRRGADLRYDMEITLDEAYHGKKTEIEIEVSASCESCDGSGAQPGTGVKTCGTCGGHGQVRAQQGFFVVERTCPGCHGAGQVIESPCRSCRGEGRVDKPKTLSVNIPAGVDEGTRIRLSGEGEAGARGAPAGDLYIFLHVKRHTLFERDGTTLFCRAPVSFTTAALGGCIEVPGLDGQRHEIKIPSGIQSGKQIRQRGAGMPVLNGRGQGDLVIQVDVETPTRLSAKQKELLEAFRETETGEECPQSTGFFSKLKELWGD from the coding sequence ATGAGTAGCGAATTGGACTATTACGAATTGCTCGAGGTCGAGCGCTCGGCAGACGCAGGCACGATCAAGAGCGCCTATCGCAAGCTAGCGATGAAATATCACCCGGATAAGACCGGGGGATGCAGCGACGGCGAGGCCAAGTTCAAGGCCGTCTCCGAAGCCTATGAGTGCCTGAAGGACCCGCAAAAGCGCGCAGCTTACGACCGTTATGGCCACGCTGCCTATACCAACGCCCAGAATGGCGGCGGTGGCGGCGGCTTCAACGGGCGCGGCGGCGCGGGCGGCTTTTCCGACCTTGGCGATATTTTCGAGACGATCTTCGGCCAGAGCGGCTTTGGCGGCGGCGGCCGTCAGACGCAGCGGCGCGGCGCGGACTTGCGCTACGACATGGAGATCACGCTCGACGAAGCCTATCATGGCAAGAAGACCGAGATAGAGATCGAAGTCTCCGCCTCCTGCGAAAGCTGCGACGGATCGGGTGCGCAGCCCGGCACCGGCGTCAAGACCTGCGGCACCTGCGGCGGTCATGGCCAGGTACGGGCGCAGCAGGGCTTCTTCGTGGTGGAGCGCACTTGCCCCGGTTGCCACGGTGCTGGCCAGGTGATCGAGAGCCCCTGCCGCAGCTGTCGCGGCGAAGGCCGCGTGGACAAGCCCAAGACGCTGTCCGTCAACATCCCGGCTGGCGTCGATGAAGGCACCCGCATCCGCCTATCGGGCGAAGGCGAAGCAGGCGCGCGCGGCGCACCTGCGGGCGACCTCTACATCTTCCTGCATGTGAAGCGGCACACACTCTTCGAACGCGACGGCACGACGCTCTTCTGCCGCGCACCGGTCAGCTTCACCACGGCGGCACTCGGCGGTTGCATCGAAGTGCCCGGCCTCGACGGCCAGCGGCATGAGATCAAGATCCCGAGCGGCATCCAATCGGGCAAGCAAATCCGTCAGCGCGGCGCGGGCATGCCGGTGCTGAACGGGCGAGGGCAGGGTGACCTCGTCATCCAGGTCGATGTCGAAACCCCGACCCGCCTCTCCGCCAAGCAGAAGGAACTGCTCGAAGCCTTCCGCGAAACGGAAACCGGCGAGGAATGCCCACAGTCGACAGGCTTCTTCAGCAAGCTCAAGGAATTGTGGGGCGACTGA